In the genome of Acidobacteriota bacterium, the window CACGGGTCCGAGAACCCATTGTAACCCTTGCAGGTCATCGCGTGCCCGGATCTCTTCGCCGGCAGCGGCCCCGCCGGCGGGCTCTCTCGGCCGATCGCCGCCGTCTCCACGGCGCAATTTCGTTGACAAAAAGGACTAAATGAGTCCAAAATAGGAAAGCCCTTATTGAGACTTCATCTCAATAACCCCTCGATACGCGCAGTCCTCGGAGATCTCCCCATGAAGCTCTGCTCCTTTGTCGCTGGCCTTGCCTCGCTCTTTCTAGTCGTCCCCTCCACCCTCGCCTTCGATCTCGCTTCGGAGGCTGCCGAGGCAGTGCCCAGGGAAGACGTCGAAGAGGTTTCCGAAACCGTCGAAGAGACTTCCGAAGAGGCCGCGGAGAGCTCACCGGAGGTGGTCGAGGACAGCATCGTGGTCACCGGTAGCCTGATCCAGGACGATCTCCAGGACACGCCGGAGAGCGTCGCCGTCTGGCAGTCCGATGCCATTACCGATGCCGCCCTGCGTGAGCTGCAGGACATCTACAACCAAACCGCCAACGTCTACCAGATCGGCAACGGCGAAGGCTTCGGCATTCGCGGCATCAACCACAACAGCGTCGGCACCGGCGGCGGCGGCGAGCTCGGCAGCTACTACATCGACGGGGTGGCCTTCACCGGCTTTTCCAAGCGCTTCGGTCCAATGCACCTGTGGGACGTCGAGCAGGTCGAGATCCTGCGTGGCCCGCAGACCACCAACGTCGGCCGCAACGCCCTCGCCGGGGCGGTGCTGATGCAGACCAAGAGCCCGACCATGACCAACGCCAGCTCCTGGCGTCTCGGCGCGGCGAGCGAGTCGACCTGGGAAGGCGCCGCAGCGGTCAATGCGCAGGTCGGCGACAATTCCGCCGTGCGCTTCACCGCCGAGTATTGGGAGACCGAGGGCTTCGTCTCCAACCCGACGCGTAACGAAGACGATTTCGATGCGCGCGAGAATCTCACGCTGCGCGGCAAGTGGCTCTACCAGCCCCAAGAGCGGGGCGATGGCGTGCAGGCTCTGTTCTCGGTGCAGTACGGCGAGACCAGCCGCGGCAACGACACCATCGATTTCGCCGATCGCGACGCGCGGCAGAACTTCTCGAACCTCGACGACTTCGAGGACAACGAGTCCCTGATGCTCGCCATGGACCTGACCTGGGCCCTCGGCGACACCTGGAGCGTGCGCTCCATCACCTCCTACCTCGACTCCGATTACGACCGCTTCGACGACGATGACCAGTCACCCGGTGGCGGAAACTCCAATCGCGCCCGCACCGCCGTCGACCGCAACTGGGCCGAGGACTTGCGCCTCGAGTACGCCATCGACCGGGTGCGCGGTGTCAGCGGCATCTACTACACCCAGGTGGACCTCGACAACGACACCTCCGGAGAGACCAACCTGCGGCCGATCGAGCTCGGAATCCCGGCCTTTCTCCTGCCCTTGTACCCCAACCCGATCCGGGTCGCGGGCGAGCTCCCGGCCGAGTTCGAGACCACCAATCTCGCCGTCTTCACGCACTGGGACTGGGACGTCAACGAGCGCTGGTCGGCCTTCGCCGGCCTGCGCTGGGACAGCGAGGAACAGGACTCCGAGCAGTTCAGCCGTACCTTCCTGATCAGCACCCTGCCGGATCCCACCGCCCCGGGCCTGCCGCCGCAGCTCGCCGGCGCGATCGCCCAGGTCAACGCCCTGCTGGAGAGCCAGCTCGGCACCTCGGAGATCTCGACCTCCACCGACTACGATGCCTTCTTGCCTGAGGCGGGCATCAGCCATCAGTGGACCGACGACGT includes:
- a CDS encoding TonB-dependent receptor; this translates as MKLCSFVAGLASLFLVVPSTLAFDLASEAAEAVPREDVEEVSETVEETSEEAAESSPEVVEDSIVVTGSLIQDDLQDTPESVAVWQSDAITDAALRELQDIYNQTANVYQIGNGEGFGIRGINHNSVGTGGGGELGSYYIDGVAFTGFSKRFGPMHLWDVEQVEILRGPQTTNVGRNALAGAVLMQTKSPTMTNASSWRLGAASESTWEGAAAVNAQVGDNSAVRFTAEYWETEGFVSNPTRNEDDFDARENLTLRGKWLYQPQERGDGVQALFSVQYGETSRGNDTIDFADRDARQNFSNLDDFEDNESLMLAMDLTWALGDTWSVRSITSYLDSDYDRFDDDDQSPGGGNSNRARTAVDRNWAEDLRLEYAIDRVRGVSGIYYTQVDLDNDTSGETNLRPIELGIPAFLLPLYPNPIRVAGELPAEFETTNLAVFTHWDWDVNERWSAFAGLRWDSEEQDSEQFSRTFLISTLPDPTAPGLPPQLAGAIAQVNALLESQLGTSEISTSTDYDAFLPEAGISHQWTDDVTSSLFYKRGYRAGGAELNLVGRQNEFDPEFLDLVELSLRANVGRAVVNGNLYFGSWNDQQVNVQQSASTLDFITENAGESEIYGVELETNYQAVGRWNIYGALGFAHTEFTDFQSATEGDLSGNRFAGAPEVTAAIGGNFRFGKGWFVHGDVNYQGDAFATVDNDIELDERTILNFRLGYETARYSLIGYVNNVSDETYAVTAFQSVDGRDLGKLGAPRAGGLQFTVRF